The following coding sequences are from one Candidatus Neomarinimicrobiota bacterium window:
- the ppdK gene encoding pyruvate, phosphate dikinase: MMAKHVYVFGGGKAEGDASYRNLLGGKGANLAEMSGLGIPVPAGFTITTEVCTEYNKIGQEQTVALIKAEVEAAITQTEETMGAKFGDPENPLLISVRSGARVSMPGMMDTVLNLGMNDSAVEALAKKSGNDRFAWDSYRRFVQMYGDVVLGMKPQSKEDIDPFEAIMEALKEERGVELDTDFTVEDLRNLVSRFKAAVTKQTGKEFPDNPWEQLWGSVMAVFDSWETPRAIYYRKMNKIPGDWGTAVNVQAMVFGNMGDNSGTGVAFTRDAGTGEDVFNGEYLINAQGEDVVAGVRTPQQITKLGSERWAVLADVSEAERIKNFPSLEELMPEIYTELDDYQTKLEDHYKDMQDIEFTIQDGKLWMLQTRSGKRTGAAMVRIAMEQLAAGEIDEKEALMHIEPNKLDELLHPVFDKAAMASAKRLTKGLPASPGAATGQLVFFADEANKYKDTILTRMETSPEDLEGMNIANGILTARGGMTSHAAVVARGMGKCCVSGAGELKINYKTRTMTINGEVFNEGDWVSLNGSTGEIFLDKIKTIDPEVSGDFGKLMGITDKYARMYVRTNADTPRESKIAREFGAKGIGLCRTEHMFFEGDKIIAMREMILAEDVVGREAALERLLPIQQKDFEGIFEAMQDLPVTVRLLDPPLHEFVPHDEKGQQEMADVMGISVADIKAKVEDLSEFNPMLGHRGCRLGNTYPEITVMQTRAIMGAALALQAKGIVAKPEIMIPLTGTLTEMKMQEEFVRETIKALFAETGESIDHLVGTMIEIPRAALTADKIATSAEFFSFGTNDLTQMTFGYSRDDAGKFLPVYLEKGILKNDPFEVLDQEGVGQLIEMACRLGKETRPDIKLGICGEHGGEPSSVEFCHRAGLDYVSCSPYRVPIARLAAAQAVIREA, encoded by the coding sequence ATAATGGCAAAACATGTTTACGTATTTGGTGGAGGAAAAGCTGAAGGAGATGCTTCCTATCGGAATCTTCTGGGTGGTAAGGGTGCTAACCTGGCTGAGATGAGTGGCCTGGGGATTCCGGTTCCTGCAGGTTTTACAATTACCACAGAGGTTTGTACCGAGTATAACAAAATTGGTCAGGAACAAACCGTTGCTCTGATCAAAGCAGAAGTTGAAGCTGCTATTACCCAAACCGAAGAAACCATGGGTGCAAAATTTGGTGATCCTGAAAATCCATTATTGATCTCCGTTCGCTCAGGAGCCAGAGTTTCCATGCCTGGGATGATGGATACGGTTCTGAATCTGGGGATGAATGATAGCGCCGTTGAAGCGTTGGCCAAAAAATCCGGTAATGATCGTTTTGCCTGGGATTCATACCGCCGTTTTGTTCAGATGTACGGTGACGTCGTACTCGGCATGAAACCACAATCCAAAGAGGATATCGATCCCTTCGAAGCCATCATGGAAGCATTAAAAGAAGAACGTGGTGTTGAATTGGATACAGATTTCACCGTTGAAGATCTCAGAAATCTGGTATCAAGATTTAAAGCTGCTGTTACAAAACAAACCGGTAAAGAATTTCCCGATAATCCCTGGGAGCAACTCTGGGGATCCGTTATGGCAGTTTTTGATTCATGGGAAACCCCCAGAGCCATCTATTATCGCAAAATGAATAAAATCCCTGGTGACTGGGGCACAGCTGTCAACGTACAGGCCATGGTCTTCGGTAATATGGGCGACAACTCTGGAACAGGTGTAGCTTTTACCCGTGATGCTGGGACAGGTGAAGATGTTTTCAATGGAGAATACCTGATCAACGCTCAGGGTGAAGATGTGGTTGCCGGTGTGCGGACACCTCAGCAGATTACCAAATTAGGCTCGGAGCGCTGGGCGGTACTGGCAGATGTAAGCGAGGCGGAGCGGATAAAGAATTTTCCTTCTCTGGAAGAATTAATGCCGGAGATCTACACTGAACTGGATGATTATCAAACCAAGCTTGAAGATCATTATAAGGATATGCAGGATATTGAGTTCACCATCCAGGATGGTAAGCTTTGGATGCTTCAAACCCGTAGTGGAAAACGGACTGGCGCTGCCATGGTACGGATTGCCATGGAGCAGCTTGCTGCAGGCGAGATCGATGAAAAAGAAGCCTTGATGCATATTGAACCAAACAAATTGGATGAATTGCTACACCCTGTTTTTGACAAAGCAGCCATGGCTTCTGCAAAACGGCTTACCAAAGGTTTGCCAGCTTCTCCAGGAGCAGCAACCGGTCAGTTGGTATTCTTTGCAGACGAAGCAAATAAGTATAAGGATACAATTCTAACCCGAATGGAGACCTCTCCTGAAGATCTGGAAGGCATGAATATCGCCAATGGGATCTTAACCGCTCGCGGTGGCATGACCTCTCATGCTGCAGTTGTTGCGCGTGGAATGGGAAAATGCTGTGTGTCCGGTGCTGGAGAATTGAAAATCAACTACAAAACCCGTACAATGACAATTAATGGCGAAGTCTTTAACGAGGGTGACTGGGTTTCCCTTAACGGTTCCACCGGTGAGATTTTCCTGGATAAGATCAAAACCATTGATCCTGAAGTAAGTGGTGATTTTGGTAAGCTCATGGGCATCACTGATAAATATGCCAGGATGTATGTTCGAACCAATGCTGATACTCCCCGGGAGAGTAAAATCGCGCGTGAATTTGGTGCCAAGGGAATTGGCCTCTGTCGGACAGAGCACATGTTCTTTGAAGGCGATAAGATCATAGCCATGCGCGAAATGATCCTGGCTGAGGATGTTGTTGGTCGAGAGGCTGCCCTTGAGAGATTGTTGCCAATTCAGCAAAAGGATTTCGAAGGTATCTTTGAAGCCATGCAGGATCTTCCCGTTACCGTTCGTCTCCTTGACCCCCCACTCCATGAGTTTGTTCCTCATGATGAAAAGGGTCAACAGGAAATGGCCGATGTCATGGGCATTTCAGTTGCTGATATTAAGGCAAAAGTTGAAGATTTGTCTGAATTCAATCCCATGTTGGGTCACCGTGGTTGTCGCTTGGGAAACACTTATCCTGAGATCACCGTGATGCAGACCCGGGCTATTATGGGTGCTGCTTTAGCTCTTCAAGCTAAAGGCATTGTTGCCAAGCCGGAGATCATGATCCCGTTGACCGGAACCTTGACCGAAATGAAGATGCAGGAAGAGTTTGTTCGGGAAACGATCAAAGCCCTGTTTGCTGAAACGGGTGAGTCTATCGATCACCTGGTTGGAACCATGATCGAAATTCCACGGGCAGCATTGACGGCTGACAAAATCGCAACCAGTGCTGAATTTTTCTCATTCGGTACCAATGATCTGACACAGATGACCTTCGGATATTCTCGTGATGATGCAGGAAAGTTTCTGCCAGTTTACCTGGAAAAAGGCATCTTGAAGAATGATCCTTTCGAAGTGCTTGATCAGGAAGGTGTTGGCCAATTGATTGAGATGGCTTGTAGGCTCGGAAAAGAAACCCGTCCCGATATCAAGCTGGGAATTTGTGGTGAACATGGCGGTGAGCCAAGTTCAGTTGAATTCTGTCACAGGGCTGGTCTGGATTATGTGAGTTGTTCACCTTACCGGGTACCCATCGCCAGATTGGCCGCTGCTCAGGCAGTTATTCGCGAAGCTTAG